The segment GCCGGCGTTCTCGTGGCCCAGGACGTAGGGCAGCGGCGTGTGCATCGCCGCGTCCCACTGGCCCTCCATGATGTGCAGGTCGGTACGGCACACCCCGGCGCCGCCGATCTTCACGATGACGTCGAGCGGGCCGCGGAGGGCCGGCTCGGGTACCTCGTCGACCACGGGCATCTCGTGAAAAGCGTGCAAACGGACGGCCTTCACTGCTCCTCCTCGCCTAGTCCTGATGTGCCGTACCGGTGCCGCAGCATGCCGCGGCAGACGCCGGCGTTCGCCTCGATGCTGACCCGCGTGGTACGCGCCTTGCGCAGATGCAGCGGCACCGCGTCATCGCGCAGCGGCGCGCCGGTGGCCGGGTCGATCAGCAGCGGGGCGTCGTCGCCGGCGGGCAGCCCCAGCTCGGCCCGGCGCTGCCGCAGCCGCTCCAGCGCCGGTGATGCCGGCGCCTGGCCGAGGGTGAGCGCGGCCAGCGCCGGTGGCTCCACGCCCGCCGCGGCCAGCGGGCGGCAGACCAGGTCGGTGCCGGCCAGCACCGCCTTACGCAAGAAGTCGGCGCGCAGCTCATGCAGCTCGCCGACCGCCTCGCCGTCGAAGGACCGGGCGAACCCGGCCCTGGCGGCCACCCCGCCGTTGATCGCATCCGAGGCGAAGTGGTCGTCGAGCACCACCTCCGTCGTGCGCACACCCGGCAGGGCCGACACCGCGTCGTAGGCGTCGGCCACCATCAGGAAGGCGAAGTTGGGCGCGCAGAAATACGTCGGCAGCCGCAGCCGGACCTGGGCATCGCCGTACGCGGACACGGCGCACGACGAGACGAAGCCGAGCGCGGTGATCGGCTCGTCCAGCTCCGGGTCGCGCACCGCGTCCAGCGCGGCCAGCACCCGGGCGGCCCCCGGAGGTGATTCCCCCGGGGGCGCGCTCGGGGATCCGGCTGTCACTGGGTTCGTCATGCCCCCGAGGCCGCGTGCTCCTCGGGCTGGCCGGCGAGCACCTCGTGGGCGCCCGGCGTGCCACCGTCCTTGAGCTGGTACTCGGCCGGCACCTCGATGTCGTACAGCTTGGCCGCGTTCAGGCCCATGATCTTCTTCTTCGACGCGGTGTTCATCCGCGGGTAGTCGGTGAGCGAGGCGTCGTCCGGGAACTCCCAGTCGATGAAGCCCTCGACCTGCCACTTGGGCTCCCAGATGGCGTAGTCGCTGCCGAAGAGCATCTTGTCCTCGCCGACCCAGAACAGCAGCTCGCCCATGACCTTGGCGAAGAACTTCGGCCGGGCGTGCATCAGGCCGCCGATGACTACGGCCAGGCCGGCGTAGACGTTGGGCTCCTGCGTCGCCATGAAGCAGAAGTCCTCGATCCGCGGCAGGCCGACGTGCTCGACGATGAAGTTCAGGTCCTGGAAGTCGGTCGCGGCGTGGTCCACGTCGGATACGTCGAATGCATCCTTGTCCAGCGGCCAGATCGTCGGGCCCTTGTGGACGTGGATGTTCTTGATCCCGAGCTTCTGGCATTCCTCCAGGTAGCGGTAGGCCGCCGGATCGGTGAGCTTAAAGCCCCGCGAGCCGGCGTTCCACTCGGCGCTGTAGAGCTTGCAGCCCTTGGAGCCGAACCGCTCGACGTTCTTCCTGAGCTGCTCGATGCCCGCGTCACCCTCGCGCGGGTCCCACCGCGTGTTGTAGATGAACTTTCCGGGGTGCTTCTCTCCCATGAGCGCGTTGCGCTCGGTGGTGTTGAAGCCCTCCTTGTACCACTCCTTGAGGTAGGTCGGCTGGAAGATCGCCACGTCCACGTAGCCGTCCTCGAAGACGTCCTTCATGAGGTCTTCTTCGGAGTACTTCTGGAAGTGCTCGATCGACCAGTGGGTCGCGGGCGGGCCGAGTCCCTGGTAGGCGTGGAAGCACTCGATCCAGCCCTTGGCGTACTGCTC is part of the Gemmatimonadales bacterium genome and harbors:
- a CDS encoding iron-sulfur cluster assembly protein, which produces MLAALDAVRDPELDEPITALGFVSSCAVSAYGDAQVRLRLPTYFCAPNFAFLMVADAYDAVSALPGVRTTEVVLDDHFASDAINGGVAARAGFARSFDGEAVGELHELRADFLRKAVLAGTDLVCRPLAAAGVEPPALAALTLGQAPASPALERLRQRRAELGLPAGDDAPLLIDPATGAPLRDDAVPLHLRKARTTRVSIEANAGVCRGMLRHRYGTSGLGEEEQ
- a CDS encoding amidohydrolase family protein; its protein translation is MHYWNAAPDNWVPGAEQYAKGWIECFHAYQGLGPPATHWSIEHFQKYSEEDLMKDVFEDGYVDVAIFQPTYLKEWYKEGFNTTERNALMGEKHPGKFIYNTRWDPREGDAGIEQLRKNVERFGSKGCKLYSAEWNAGSRGFKLTDPAAYRYLEECQKLGIKNIHVHKGPTIWPLDKDAFDVSDVDHAATDFQDLNFIVEHVGLPRIEDFCFMATQEPNVYAGLAVVIGGLMHARPKFFAKVMGELLFWVGEDKMLFGSDYAIWEPKWQVEGFIDWEFPDDASLTDYPRMNTASKKKIMGLNAAKLYDIEVPAEYQLKDGGTPGAHEVLAGQPEEHAASGA